GGTGCTCTGGCCGTATCGTCTCACTGAGTGTTCGAAGGCTTTAAACAGCGTGGCTCCAGTCAGCTGCACGAGGTCAAAGGTCCCTCCGAAAGGCAAGACGGCGATCAGGTCCTCCATGGTGATCGAACCTGCAGACGACAcataaacactgttttattAAGTTCTTCTGACAAAACGTTtatcacagaaaacacagaatcGTCAGCAAAAGTGTGGAGCATCTCTTTGAGCaaaggcaatataaaaaaagacacaaataggATTTAAAAGGACTAAAACAAGGTTAAATagaacagaagaataaaaaaaagatattaacaAAAAGTCCCAAATTTGAACTAGTAAAATGCAAACAGAAAGCTTTAAGCTCTAACTGAGAGTCAAAGGAGACCTCATGTTTTATGTGGATCGTAAAAACTGAATTCTGCTTCTCCATGTTTGAACTCTGGGGACAGGGAGTAGACCTGAACCCAGAACATCTGGAGGCTTTCATAACGGAGCAGCAGATCACAAATAAACTATTAAGTGCTTTTATGAGCCAACGGTAATATTCTCAAGTCAGTTCTTTTGCAAACATCCGGATTGATGGAGACTCTCCTGTGAGAGGGTAAATGCAGATGTCTGATCCAGGCTGACCTTTAAAGACAGCGTTATTACTGAAGATTAACACATGGACAGatgcttttcatatttttcgTTCTCCAGCCAAAAGCATCAGATATccatttctgtttgtattttagCTTCCACCTTAAAAATGAGTCTCACCGTTTCTGGTGACTTCGTCGATGGAGGTGCGGACGCCTCCTCCGTTGAAGATGCAGGCGCTGACGTGGTTCCACTCAAGTCCGTCTGAGACCCTGATGTTGCTGTCGATCTGAGTAACAAAGTGGAGAAGCAGAGCCatgcattttatattaatttgaTTTGTAAGGGACCATTTATTACACATGAATGTTACGATCTGATGAATTGGACCAAAGTTAGCTCAAAACATTTTAGCTTTTATGTTCTTGCGTTCCACGTTTTCTGTGTGGCTTCATTTCACTCACCTTTTAATTAGGAAATCTTAAAATACAGGACTCAAAAAAACCAAATTATCTTGcagaaatatattcagtttgtaTAAAGACTGCTTGTGAGATCGGTTTGACATTCCCACGATTACCAGACGGATTTATTGGTATTTTAGCTTTTGAATTAAAGTCAAAGTCTTATATCTTCTTTAATAAAATCCAGTTTCTGATCTGCTTTTCCTTCAGCTCACACAATCCACCAGAAGAGAGCTTCCTCTTGTTTTAATCTGCTTCAGTTCATGGTTGAGTACTGACCATTGCATCACAGATCAGGTTTCCCAGGTTGCATTCCCGAAATCGACACTCCTCGGCAGATCCGTTGAGGAAGACCAGAGTCCTTCCCACCACATGGGCTGAGTACCCCGCCAGattctttttccatttctccACGTCGGCGAGAACTTCTTGATCTAAACGAGAcattcagacatttatttatttatataaaaacgGCAAACATAAAGAAGGCTTTGAAAGGTCACACAGATGTGCTCTTTACCCTGCGGGACGCTGCTGTCCAGCAGGATGGGGTTTCCTGTGGACTTCAGGACGTTCCCAGCATCGTCAAAGGTCACCTTCAGATAACCCAGATACTTTCCAAAGGCGTAGGCCTGCACGACGGGCACCTGGCGCCCGCCGGCTGATTTCACCATGAAGGGATAAGGACCCGCAGGGACTTCAGAGGAAGGATGGGATCCTGAGGAAATAAAGTGTggagggaaaagaaagaaagaaagaaagaaagaaagaaagaaagaaagaaagaaagaaagaaagaaagaaagaaattataaGTCTGTGCAACCAAGTATGTTCATTGTAGATCAACCGGTTAGTTCTTTGTtttgaatctatataatatgtCAGAAAGTTATAAATGTGATCTTTGCAATTCCCCAGAGCTCAAGTTAAACTCTTCCTAAGAATAATTCCAcgagaacagaaaaacaagttatCCTGTAAAACATCTGCTGTGGATTAAACAAGAGCAACTACCAAATCTTGAGTTTCTGATTCCAGAATCAAAGTTAAacttgtttaaagaaaaatagtTAATTTAGACTCTGGATTTGTCTTGAGACAGATTCTCTCTTTTACAAAATCACATACAAATAACAATCACTGTTATGAttatatttaactattttaGCATTTACATTCTGCATAAAACACGTTTTGAATATGAAGtttgcaacaaacaaacaacaggaagttagtTATTATAGTCTGGCCACCAACttgcataaagaaaaatcacactCCATGTTTTAACTCAAATCTTAAGACACAGACAATATGATACACATGTTTTTAGACTCGGTGCTAGTTACACTCTCACGATACAATTACCTGCAatgttcattttgaataaacGTCCAGAAATCCACTTCATAGAATATAAATGCAGAACGTGCCTTagaatcatcatgtttttatgttttcttaagtATCAAAGTAACTTCTACTTCCTGTTGACTCGTTTCCTTCAAGAGTTCTCCCAGAATTTCATCTTGAATTTCATCCCTTCGAACTGTTAAAGATTCCCTGAAGTGCGCACAATTATGATTTAAGtccaataaattaaaaaaaaaaaccacttctgcacatggtcttcatcagagCTTCTATTGTCTTACTTTCGGGAAACTCTTAGCTTCTTGCcaataaacattttcttctattgttttattttttccagtgAAATCATCGAAGCTGTTTGATGTTGTAACAATTTTACACTTTTAGTTATTACACTTTGGACAAAGTTTCCTGTCAGCACTCAAAGAAAGACTTGGAACACATCATGGATTTTCTGCCTCACGGCTAGAACACACCAGTGACTCGACTTCTGAGCAGATCTCACCCTGAGGTCCCGCTGTTGGTAAACCTAAATCAACTTAAATCTGATGAGTCATCTTTGAGGAACGCACTTCTTTCCTCTGTATTAAGAGCACAACGTGTGACATTACAGGTCTGGTAAATACCACATGTGACTGATCATCCAATGACAGCTTTTTAAAGAACGTTGTTAAAAGCTGCTCACTGCTGGTTTAGAAATCATCGTCTGTTAAAGACTTACAGAGCAGTATGAGTTAAGTTCCAGCTATTAATGTgcattaaatataatgtatgaTTACAGCATGTATGTGAGTTTACAAGTTATCCTGTATAAGGAGGAAACaggagcttttattgtgaagaaaacAGGAAGCTAGGTTTGGTTTGTTGTCGCCAATAAAGACGATGTTTAGTAATTTTAAAAGTTGTCTTCTTGTGGatttatgtatgttttgttgtgtgtttactCCAGCTGGTGATGTTTATCATAATAGATTCATCTGacaattatttgtttgtaaaataaaacctaaagtgtaaatgttttttcatggctttttggagacaaaaattaaaatgttacaaagcAGGAAATCTTCACATTATATAGCTTGAACcatcaaatgtttcattttttggctttaaaatgtactttaaatattatacaaatatgtgcagattcattttctgtatcggttaattgattaataaactTTATGGACacaataaagagacacaaagacagttGAAGCTCAAGTTCACAGTACGACACTAGTGTGGGTCAGGTGGTTTTTCTAAAAACAATCTCTCTTCCAAACAgatgtgaattatgttttttggttttaagCAAAAGTGGTTCTATTAGCACATCCATCCATTAGCATGTCAATTAGCATGTCCTCTGATGGCTCTTGTTAAGTTCAACGTGATCACACACTGCACaagaaaacaagaggagaaaGCCTCAGAGTCGGCCATCTTGGTGTCTCTGCCTCTAGTAGCAAAAAGGTTGAAaaagttcatgttttttattttctttctgtgggTTTAACTGACTTTAAGAGCACAAATCTGCACTTCACAGGAGGCCTTGAACACATCACTGTCAGCTTCAAGGACACTTTTCCGCTGCCTGatttctgcagcagaaaaacattcCTGCAGCCTGGAGTCCAAACCAAAAGCCCTCCCTCAGTCTCCTGTTTGTATTAAAGTCTGGAGAGTTATTTACGGAGACCACACTCATGTCGACACCGAGTTTACTCTCGACCTCACCGCGACTATGGCGACTCAGAGTTTCCTCTCCTAACAAAGCTCAGTGTCAGACACTGCAGGAGAGTGAAATAAAGCAATAACTGACACTTTAATCCTAACAAGCTGTTTCTGCTCAGTGAAAAACCACAGAAGACGTCGAGGAAGTTATGAGCTCACGAACAAAGCTGAAGGTCCACAGACCCAACCGTCTGTGACGCTCATTAACAAACTAacgaaatataaaaacacaaatttgttcAACGTTCTTCTGAGACTCTGCTCACTTTAGTCTCTTAGATGTAGTTCATAGTTGGAGATTCAGACTTCACCTCTTAACTGGCTCAGTTACCCAACACTGGTCCCCTGCATCCCTTTGGTCTGCACtagatttcatttttacttttgcacAAACATCTtatctttgttgtgtttattttctctgctgcacaatgtgtatatttgtatcagAACAGAACTGGGGGAGGCAACAAATCATATTTACAGCAGAATGTAGACTAGCTAACTgaaaaattgtttatttattaattaatgtgcAGTGTAAATATCAATGTTAACCACTGTGCAACATcaacattacatttgtattttatttcatatgtgCAATAATGTGAACACAGACATTCATTTTGTCTACgattatatgtattttaatattatgtttttcactgttagttttttttatttattaacacatttgttatatcttgttttgtaCCAGTGCTTCTGGTCCCCTTTGCTGTTGTAACTCTGCATATTTCCCCGCAGTGGGACATTAAAGATTATCTTATCAAGTGTCAACACATTAGTGGCCAGAATAAACATCTCTTGCAGTtgcatataataaaaatgtaacaacacacatttgtttgtgccAAGTTCCTCTACAGATAAATAACAACACTGCAAAAGGAGCTAACTCATTTATATGTTGTGACTACAAAGCTAGCAGTGGATGGAAACCATCCAAGAATAATGCATGAACGCTTGTATGTTGGAGGATTTTAGTGTACATGAATGCAGTATTAAAGTGGAATCATCCAGGGTGAAAGTTGGAattacagtcagtcagtcatttagcagacgcttttctccaaagcgacttacagtcagtagtatgttacatatcattcacccattcacacactgatgacaggctaccatcaagctgccaccatcagactctaactaacattcatcatcagtccacaccgatggcttcaggagcaacttggggttaagtgtcttgcccaaggacacatcgactgccgaagccgggtatcgaaccaccgaccctctgattggagaactaccttgctctccactacgccacagccgccccatgactgaatgaatgaaacccAGATAAACAGACCCATGACAGCTGTGATGTGAGCAGCTGTATTGGTGTATACGCCGTCCTACCTGTGTAGAGGAACGTGTTGCTGTGTCCACCGATCACCACGTCGACTCCACGGACCTTGGCGGCGATCTCCCGGTCCGTGGTGAAGCCCGAGTGACCCAGAGCGATGATCTTATTCACCCCCAGCGTCTGCAGTTTGTCCACCTGAAGCTGCACGGCGCTCACCTCGTCCTCGAACTGCAGGTGTGGCCCTGAAGAGCGACGTGGACAGGTGAGaccctttgtgtttttaaaacatgcaatCCCCCTCAAGGCATATTCtctcattttaaactttaaaatacttaaatactttcTGGCAGCAGGTTGTCCATTTAATTTGGACGATTCAACttaattgaaaattaaaatcTACCTATTCTCTGTATTTTGGAGCCTTTTATTGCATAAACTGTGGATTTGTTGGTTTCTGATATGTAGTTTTGTTGATAATTCTTAAAGCTTGAAGAAaagaatatatgtttttttaaccatacaACAAAGTACTGCATGGAAGTATACATGAAGTGAACAGTACAACGTTTATAATGAAGCATGTATTCTACACTGTATTTTGCTtgatttttacataatttacacATAATTTACACcataatgtaacatattttattaaatctcATTTCAGACACTTTCAATTTCAAAATTATGTATAAAAATGGTTGTTTTGTGTTCCACAATTAGCAAAGACTaaagcttttcatttattttttctatcaaATCCTTAACACAACTAAACAGAATCATATCATCTGCAAATGTACGTAGGATTTTATTTAGCCTGAACTACATTAATGATAGTCTGgcctttatttttcaaaagcaaacttaattctgccttttttttctcatgaggTGTTTGGATCGGCTTGATTAGACTGTTTTGAGTGGGAGGAAGCCGGTCAGAACGAAGGCCTTAAAGCACGATACGAAGGGAACTGAACGTCCACTGTAAAACATGATGGAACTGTGAGATTTCTCAATAAAATGTGTCTCTGAACTGTCATGGCTGCCATCTACCGTGTGACAGAGCGTAGCTGTTCAGGCGCGTgtgccaaaaacaacaacattctcTGCCACTTTTTAAGctttttgattgttttctttcactttgatGTTTGTTCTTCTGGACAATGTAGTTACTAAAATAAAGCATATTTAACTTGTACAGTCAGATGAAGAGCTGTTCTGATTAAGGATTTATGCCTCTTAAATCGTGCATACATGATTTTTTGCTCCTCCCAAGGCCTTCTCTTAAACATACCTAAAATTCCCTCTAACTCTTCATGACAGCTGGAGAGGAAACTGTTTACTTTTCTACTTTTTGAAAAGAGAGTACATCAtcatgtttacagtgtggaGGCCCTCAGATGAGCATGAGACTCACCAGGTTTGGACAGAGCCGGGGTTTCCCGCGACGTGTATCCCACCACGCCGACCTTCTCAGTGCCAACAGTGAGGATCTTATACGGTAGAAAGGAGCTGCCGAAGGTGGAGGCCAGCGTCTCATCCGGTCTGATGTTGGCGCTGAGAACGGGACACTTGATCTGCTCCATGAACGGCTTCATGAGTCCTTCCACTCCGTTGTCAAACTCGTGATTTCCAAAACACTGaaaaccccaaaaaagaaaaactcaaaaaataGAACTGCAGATTGACATTCAGGCCTTTgcttagtaaaaaaaatcaataagaaaAAATCACACAGAGAATAGTTCCTCTAGATTCTGCAGATGGTGAAATAAGAAAGAGGGAACtttaaacatgaaagaaaacaacatgacaTGATGAAAGATGGAAAAAGCACTCAGATACTCTACTTAAAGGATTTAGTGGCAGCTAAGAcgttgtggttgcagattgaAACCAACTGAAAACCCCTCGTAAAGCTAAAGGCTCTCTAGGAACTAAGAACAACAGCGTATCTTCGGTGTCCAGAACTGTTTCTTTGTTATGTAAGTAatgcttttttctgtttgcaatGTTTTGGCATgcattttacttaatttacgtagttattttaagccaaaccatgattttttttcctgaaccCAACAGCGATTGTTTCACAGTAATGATGTGGCGCCAAATGACTCACGAGAAGCCTAAAACGTGCAATAATGACATGCAGAAAGGCAACAACATTCATACGCCTTCCCATGAGATCAGGTCGGTAGAACAGTTGTCGGCCCACTGGCTGGAAGGATGtcatttaaagctttttcttACTAGGAAGATCCAGGTACTgatgctgacctctgacctccctcaTCCGAGGGGCCAGAGACTAGATTCCCCTTCTGCTGATCAATCAGGTGATCTCTTTAGTGCTTTAAGGCACAACGACGCTGAGCATGTCAGTCACAGTTTACTTTAACTCTGAAGTGTTTCGTCCTTTAGTTCAGTTtgtttgaatatgaataaacaaacgTACCTCCCCGGCTCGTTAAAGAGTAAGAATGTTAATTAGATCCAGATACAGGAAACCAAACCCTAAGTGTTTAGGAAGATGGATGTTGATATCTGACATCCAGCAGTTTCTCAGAATTATAACGAGAGGAAACTACAGTCTGGTCGTCACGCGACTCCAACTGATTAAATtaaccagaaataaaaaagcagaacagagagagacttGTTCCTGATCCGTCCAcaagcatgtaaacacatgaCTGGGGAAAAACTTGTTCTCATTCTGAAACACACCTGTTTTTTGGGGAAACACAGATACTCTGATGCTTCACTAAACTCGTCACACACACCTCATATTACCTAAGTGGAATGTCTTTTGTTTTAGAAGAAAAAGCTGTTATTAATAACTAATACAGGCAGATGTTACCCAGTGAGCATCTATGTGGTGATTTGCAGACAATCGGGTCCAAATCAGGATGAGTCAATAGACTCAAATAAACGAgttaaaaatgtttcaacttgatccaaaaatgtgtgtgacaAAAAGCCAATCAACGTATATATTCTCCTGATTTCACGGAGGACAAACTTATTGTCGGTGTCTCTGGAAACCCGAAGCTCCATGATTCAACGTCAGTAACGAGCAGAGactgaagaaaaaaggaaaagagccCACAGAAATACATTGTATGTTGTTTTGCTACGAACCAAGTCAGTATTCCCAAGAGGGGAGTTAGGGGCAAATATTCGCAAATGGCAAAATACTCCAAAACACACGTACCACACCGGTCGTATTCGTGCGAGTAACCGAAGGCGAATAGTTTTCTTCATGTTTGGTCTGAACACCTTTTAGACATTCAGGTTACATAAAAATGCTCTTTCAACAACATCTAAATGATTATTTCAGAGTGAAGCAGGTTCTAAAGACACACTGAAATCATTCACATGTGGATTTAAAAGGTTCTATGTCATCTAGATCTTTAAAAGAACGCTCAGTTTTCAATCAAATTTGACTTTTGGACCTGTTAACAACTCATCGAAGGCTATTTGCAGGATTGTGATATTTTCTAAAGATATTGGATGGATATATTCGCCTCTATGCTGATGATACACAACTTTATTTTCCCCTTGAACTGTAAATAGAGCCCGTTGTGCATCTGAATCACATCTGAAGTTCCTCTATTTGTCCCAGGTTCTGTGGCTCTGTGGCTGCCGGTGTGTCATTTAAAGCCGTTCTCATTCCCAAACATGAGCGCAGGTTTAACCACATGGTAAActttgtgaattcaaacaaaactacttgtttattttcaagaaaatattatgtttttttggttaaaataaggACATTCGTTATTTAACACATTAATTTACTCGCCCCAGATTAAACAGCTGATCCATTaaaacattctctctctctcagagttTCTACTATTAAGCAAATTAAGAATGAGGCCTTTAGACCTGAATCAATAAATCAACTTCAGCCTATCACTGAGTCTGAGCTGAGACCTTTCTATGTTTATCTTTGGTGGTTTGTTAACTGTACATCACATCAGTAAAAATGTaagacaacaaataaacaaaattaccTCATGCTCTATAATTTTGAAACATAATGGCCTTAAACTACAACAATCCTCTGACAGGAGATACAAAATCATTCCAGATTTCACAGTAATTACTGTCACCAACAAACCACAGACTCTCAGTGTTATAATTagtgtcacggatgtggtgtggacccaaaagcagaacgaccaggggacagataaagttctggagctttatttaaagctgagcacacagcagacagacaggcagggccagactcacagtgggaaacaggcaggggatcaggcagacggaaaccagaggaagcggaggctaaagcgtggtcggggacagaaggctgagtcgttaaccgaggcaaaggcaaggcagggaagtccagacaggcagggtcggcaacaagaatttgtatagtatgtgtatttattgtctgtgtagttgtgtagtatgtgtatttattgtctgtgtagttgtatagtatgtgtatttattgtctgtgtagttgtatagtatgtgtatttattgtctgtgtagttgtatagtatgtgtatttattgtctgtgtagttgtatagtatgttgtatttattgtctgtctgtgtagttgagctgctgcaacacttgaatttccccatggggatcaataaaggaatataataataagaagaagtcagtccacgggaaattgctggaaggtctgacataaatgcaaccaACGAtgtggcagcgagtgtgtgactgactggggtttaaatgcTGCAGGTtggaggtgcagcagagtgattcatattcgtttactgcacttatcctattcgtagtagtttgtagcacttattatgttcgtattagtctgttgcaattattgttctcgtagtaatttgcctctgcactatacttttgctctggtttatgctttgagatgcttgtttaagaaaggagatgcactgatgacttctggtgactagtagttctcttgaatacctatgttgaatacacttcctgtaagtcgctttggataaaagcgtctgctaaatgactctaatgtaatgtaatgtaatgagcaggtgagaggcaggcaggtgaacagagtgagacaattaggagagtgagagagtgagaggggagtatggagctactgacagtatggaggaagaactgtgacagttATGGCTAAAGTAAAACTATAACAGCATAATTATACACTAATAAAAAGTAGACATTAAGTTATTTTACAGTAACTATGAACTTAAGACTCTGACTCCAGTTATATGACAGCTGCTGTTATTTTGCAGATTatgattttacataaaaacaaatgattatagttaaaaaaaatgtgatgattaTGACTCATGCATCAATAAGTCAATACAACACTGATTGCATAACGAGAACgtttacagatgtttttaagCACATTTTGCTGAAAACATCTTCAAGGTTTTAGGAGTTTCACTGGTTGTATTTATACCACATGGTATCGCTACACTTATGATAAAGGATCAGAATACTGAATCATAAAGTatgaataaagtcattataATGTATCTATTGATTAAACTAAACAGTCACTTTACTGGAAGACTTTCTCATTGAGAACACATCAGATCAGCAGACAGAAACTTTAAATGAGCTGATCAgttatcaataatcaataactcatacagctgtgtgtgtgtgtgtgtgtgtgtgtgtgtctgtgtgtgtgtgtgtgtgtgtgtgtgtgtgtgtgtgtgtctgtgtgtgtgtgtgtgtgtgtgtgtgtgtgtgtgtgtgtgtgtgtgtgtgtctctgtgtgtgtctgtgtgtgtctctgtgtgttctgtgtgtctctgtgtgtctctctgtgtgtgtgtgtgtctctgtgtgtgtgtgtctctgtgtgtgtctctgtgtgtgtctctctctgtgtgtctctgtgtgtgtgtctctgtgtgtctctgtgtgtgtctctgtgtgtctctgtgtgtgtctctgtgtgtctctgtgtgtctctgtgtgtctctgtgtgtgtc
This window of the Anoplopoma fimbria isolate UVic2021 breed Golden Eagle Sablefish chromosome 18, Afim_UVic_2022, whole genome shotgun sequence genome carries:
- the LOC129107133 gene encoding snake venom 5'-nucleotidase-like, which gives rise to MEPRLCLLLLLLLLLLGSSSSWDLVLLHTNDVHARVEETSGRSGRCGGVARRATMINRTRSSQSNVLLLDAGDQFQGTVWFNYYRGAEAAHFMNSLQYDAMCFGNHEFDNGVEGLMKPFMEQIKCPVLSANIRPDETLASTFGSSFLPYKILTVGTEKVGVVGYTSRETPALSKPGPHLQFEDEVSAVQLQVDKLQTLGVNKIIALGHSGFTTDREIAAKVRGVDVVIGGHSNTFLYTGSHPSSEVPAGPYPFMVKSAGGRQVPVVQAYAFGKYLGYLKVTFDDAGNVLKSTGNPILLDSSVPQDQEVLADVEKWKKNLAGYSAHVVGRTLVFLNGSAEECRFRECNLGNLICDAMIDSNIRVSDGLEWNHVSACIFNGGGVRTSIDEVTRNGSITMEDLIAVLPFGGTFDLVQLTGATLFKAFEHSVRRYGQSTGEFLQVSGFHVEFDLSKPAGHRVKSLSVLCTKCRVPQYEPVEEEEVYKVVLPSYMVTGGDGFAIIAEEMLKHDSGNLDISVVSNYITQKEKVYPSVEGRIKIYNSASGQTAPLVLLVSLVSLGLLWTGCWNM